The stretch of DNA CAAAATCACTTGATACGACATTTACTTGCCAGTGATTACCGCCCTTGAGATCAATTGCTTCAACTGACTCTACCGTTAGGTTCTCTTTGAGTAGGTTCTCTATGTCTTGTGCTTCTAGTATCATCTAAATATCCTTACCGTTTTTGCAAGTGCTTCAAAGCACTTGTCTATATCTTCTTTATTGTTGTAAAACGCAATTGAGATTCTTGCCGTTGAATCTACTCCAAACCTTGTCATTACAGGCTGAGCGCAATGGTGACCGGTTCTAATTGCAACACCATGTTCGTTCATCATCGTACCAATATCAAAGCTACCAATGTCATCAAATACAAAACTAATAATGCTAGTTTTATTTTCTGTGCTTGCTATGATTTTTAGTCCTTCAATTTCTTTGGCTTTACTAAGCGCGTAGCTGTAGAGTTCGTTTTCGTATTGAGAGATATTCTCAATACCAAGACCTGCAATATAATCAATCGCAGCCCCTAAGCCAATCGCTTCAACAATAGGAGGAGTACCAGCTTCAAACCTGAACGGTGCTTGCGCAAAACTTGTCTCAGTTAGCGTGACTTTGTCTATCATTTCACCACCACCATGATAAGGAGGCATGGCGTTTAGGTATTTTTCTTTGCCATAAAGCACTCCAATGCCGGTTGGTCCATAAAGCTTGTGTCCAGAAAAAGCAAAGAAATCAACATCAAGATCTTGCAAATCTATTTTTTGATGAGCCACAGCCTGAGCGCCATCCACTAGAACTAAAGCTCCGTGTTGGTGGGCAAGCTCTGTGATTTTTTTGACTGGAACTATTGTGCCAGTTGAATTAGCAAGTGCCGTAACAGCTACGAGTTTGACTTTGCCACTTGCGATGAGTGTTTTGCATGCTTCTAGGTCAAGCTCACCATTGTCCAGTACCGGAATTGATTTAAGTTTGGCACCAATTCGATTACAGTGGATTTGCCATGGAACTATATTGGCATGGTGCTCTAGCCCGCTGATTAGAATTTCTATGTCATTATGAGGAGCCGAAGCTGACGTCAGGATCTCACTAGTGTTAGTAATTTCTTTTTGCCCCAATCTCAACCACTCAGTGAATGAATAAGCGAGCATATTGATAGACTCAGTAGTACCTTTGGTGAAAATGATTTCGTTGCTTGATTTAGCGTTGATAAATTTGCGTACCGTTTCTCTAGCCTGATCAAATGCTTGCGTTGATTGAACACTAAGCTCATAGACACCTCTTCTTACGGTGCCGTTGGAGTTAGTCATAAACTCTCTCATCGCTTCAATGACTTGCACTGGCTTCTGGCTAGTAGCTGCACTATCAAGGTAGCAGTACTGTTGAAGTATTGGAAAGTCCTTGCGGGCTTGAGTGATGTTACAAGTTTTAGTCATAGCGTGAGTGTTTGAATTTCTTGTTTTCAGCAAGTGCTTCTAGAGTACCATCGTGACTAGCTCCCAGGCTTGCAAATGCAAGATTGCTAGCGTAGTTTCTTCCTGACTCTATTGAGATCTTGTCAATAACTTCTTGGCAGAAGCTATAGGTGAGTATTGCTTTTGCTTCAAGATCACTTAATCCACGACTATTTAAGTAGAATAATTCTTCGGCGCTGATATTACCAACTGTCGATCCATGAGCGCATTTGACATCATCAGCAAGTATGTTGAGCTGTGGTCTTGAATCTACGTGAGCAGAGTCTGAGAGTAATAAGTTTTTATTGAGTTGTAAGGCGTTGGTTTTTTGTGCGGCTCTAGCAACTTCAATTAATCCGTTGAATTCAGCTCTCGATTGATCTTGCAGTATCCCTTTAAAGAGCTGACTACTTTGAGTGTGCGGGGCATTGTGATTGATTACTACTTTGTGATGTGATTTGCGATCGCCGTTAACTACATAGAGACCATTGATAGAAGCATCTGCAGCTTCGCCATTAAGATTGATATTGATGTCATCTCGACTTGATTTGGCTCCAAAACTAAATGAATTGAATTCGAATTTGCTATCACGGCAAAGTGTTGTTTCTAAGTTGTAGAGGCAGGTTGATTGCTTGGATTCGTTTTGGATTTTGTCGAGTTTAAGCTCGGCACCATCGTCGAGATAGGTTTCGATAACTGCATTAGTTAAGTACTTGCTCGCTTCGTGTCCAATATAATTAACTATTAGGTTAGTGTTGGAGTTGGCACCAGCATAAATCAATGATCTAATTTGATTAAAGTTGGCTTTGGTTGAGATATGTAGTATTTGTATTGGGCTTTGACTATTGTAGTTCTTTTGAATATGTAGCAAGAAACCACTATCCATAAGTATTGTGTTTACTGTTTTGAAATACTTAGTCTCTTGTTCAAGATTTTGTGCAAAGAATTTCTCTGTGATTGACTTGAGCTCTGGCTGAGCTTCAATTTCTTCAGCCTTGTTGAAATTAACAATTTTGATTTGTTCAGATTTGAAATTAGAAAGCTCTTTAGAATAATTGCCGTCAATTGTGACGATTAAATTACTCACAGTCTCTCTGTAGACATACTTGTCAATGAGTGCTGCAAGATCTTTTGCTTCAATTTGCTGATCTTGAACATTTTGATTAAAACCAAGAATATCATTGAAATCAAAATACTTCCAGTCTTCATCTTTGCCAGAAGGAAAGTTTAAGTCTTTGAGTTTGGTTAGAGCTAGTTGTTTGCGATCTTGTATGAAACGAAGCTGAGAGATGGTGTTTGAAGCATCTCTGATAATTTTTTCTTCGAAATCTATAGGAGTCTTTGTCATGAGATTGCGTAGCCACTTTCCTCTAATTCTAGTGCTAGTGATTTGTCGCCAGTCTTGATGATTTTACCGCCACTAAGTACATGCACAAAATCTGGTTCAACGTAATCAAGTAGTCTTTGATAGTGAGTAATCATCAATACAGCGTTGCCTTTGTTTTTGAATTGATTGATACCTTCGGCTACTAGTTTGAGCGCGTCAATGTCCAGTCCTGAGTCGGTTTCATCAAGGATCGCAAGTTTGGGATCAAGTACTAGCATTTGAAGGATTTCGTTTTTCTTTTTCTCCCCACCAGAAAATCCTTCATTGAGATTACGATCAAGGAAACTAGAGTCCATTTTGAGTATATTGATTTTCTCTTCAATGAAATCATCAAAATCAAGTGGGTCCATTTCTTCTTTGCCTTGATATTTTTGTTTCGAGTTATAAGCCATTCTTAGGAAGTTGAGGTTGTTGACACCGGGAATCTCTACTGGGTATTGAAACGCAAGAAACAATCCCGAATTGGCTCTGTCTTCAGCAGCGAGTTCAAGCAAGTCTTTGTTTAAAAACTCTGCTGTGCCGCCTGTTGCCTCATAGTCTGGATGTCCAGCAAGAATCTTTGATAGAGTGCTTTTGCCAGAACCGTTTGGTCCCATGATCGCATGCACTTCGCCTGCATTGATCTCTAGGTTAAGTCCTTTGAGGATTTCTTTCTTGCCTTCTTCAGTATCGATTACGGCTTTGAGTTTTTCTATTTTAAGTATTGTTTCGGTCATTATATATCTTCCTTTGGGTCTATCCTACAGAGTTCTCCAATTTAAGGCTCATTAGTGCGTTTGCTTCAGCTGCAAACTCTCCAGGTAGCTCTTTAAATACATCCTTGCAAAAGCCACTAATGATAGTACTAATGGCATCTTCTATACTAATGCCTCTTTGTTGCAAATAAAATAATTGGTCTTCAGAGATTTTGGAAGTAGATGCTTCGTGTTCGATGTTGGCACTATTGTTACTTACTTCAATGTATGGAGTCGTATTGGCAGCACAGTTGGAACCGATTAACATAGAGTCGCATTGAGTATAGTTCTTGGCGTTCTGAGCTTTGGGACCGATCTTGACTAGCCCTCGATAAGTGTTTTCTGATTTACCTGCCGAAATACCTTTGCTGATGATGGTTGACTTGGTGTTTTTACCAATGTGAATCATTTTGGTGCCGGTATCTGCTTGTTGCATGTTGTTAGTAAGTGCCACTGAGTAAAACTCCCCAATAGAGTTGTCACCTTGAAGAATACAACTAGGATATTTCCAGGTGATTGCAGATCCAGTCTCAACTTGAGTCCAAGAGATTTTGGAGTTGTCTCCTTGGCATTTCCCGCGCTTGGTTACAAAGTTGTAAATCCCGCCCTTGCCATTTTCATCTCCAGCGTACCAGTTTTGTACTGTAGAGTATTTGATCTCAGCATCTTTCATTGCAATAAGTTCAACGACAGCTGCGTGCAGTTGATTGGTATCAAAGGCCGGCGCTGTACAACCTTCTAGGTAAGAGACATAGCTACCTTCGTCGCAAATGATCAGGGTTCTCTCAAACTGTCCTGAACCTTCGGTGTTAATTCTAAAGTTGGTCGATAATTCAATTGGACATTTGGTATTAGGCGGGATGTAGATGAAAGTCCCGTCACTAAAAACTGCTCCATTGAGTGCGGCATAAAAATTATCAGTATTCGGTACTACGGTACCAAGATATTTTTTAACAAGTTCGGGATGTTCTTGAACTGCTTCCGAGATTGAACAGAAAATAATGCCGATTTCTGCTAGAGCTTTTTTGTGAGTGTTAGCTACTGAAACACTATCAAAGATTGCATCAACAGCAATCCCTTGTAGTTGTTTTTGTTCTGCAATAGGTATACCAAGCTTTTCGTAGGTTCTTAATATTTCTGGATCAACTTCATCAAGCGACCCTTTAGATTTGCCGTCTGCGTTCATTTTTGATTTGGGTGCAGAGTAATAAATAATGTCTTGAAAATCAATTGCCGGATAATGAACTCGTGACCATTTTGGTTCTTTCATCTTGTTCCATTGCTCAAAAGCTTTGAGACGAAAATCGAGCATAAACCCTGGTTCATTTTTGATAGCAGAAATATTTCTTACTACGTTTTGGTCTACTCCCTTGGGGAATTTATTCGCTTCAATCTCACTAGTGAAGCCATATTTGTACTTTTGATTTTGAAGGTTTTCTAGATTAGTGTCCATTGTTACCATTTTAGTTGTAGCTCATTTGCACTTCTGCAAAATTGCGTACTTGTCCTCTGATATTGTTGATAGTGTTTTGTTCTTTATTGAGTAGGCTCGCAAGGCTAATCCCAGCCAAGAAATTATTCACCATGCTATTGAGTGATGACCAGACAGGTCTTACCGAGCAATCATTTGAGTTTACACAGTTTTCTTCTTTGCCTGAGTGCTTATTACAAAAATCAATACCAAAACTCGCTTCACCAAGTGCGTCGATAATTTGATAGAGATTGATACTTGGACTAGGTCTTGATAATTTGTAGCCGCCGTATTTTCCGCGAGTACTTTCAACTAAGCCTGCTTCCTTGAGTTTGCCAATAATCGCTGCTGTATTTTCATAGCTAATAGCTTCTGCGTTAGCTATTTCGTTGATAGATACCAAGCCGCTAGGACTAGATTGAAGCAATCTAGCTAATCTAAGTATGATCCTCAAACCGTATTCCTCATGTGCAGTGATCTTCATTTGTTTTGCCTTGGTGCTTTTGTCCAGCTGCTGCGTTAGATCATGAACAAAAGTCCCTAATGCAAAATCGCTGACTGCGATGATTATCGCTAAAAAGCTCAAAGTTTGTAGTAATATCTTTTAATCTTTAGAAATATATCAAGATTGAATTAATATGTATTGCAGTCGAATGGAGAAAGACATAATGCAATAATAATTACTATGCCAAAGCAAATTTTTGAAATAGCAGTTATCGGAGCAGGTGCAGCTGGACAAATGGGTTTATTGCGATCAGTTCTCAATAACAAAGACACAATTGTTTTCAAGGGTGACGCGAAGACCAATAAAAAATCA from Cyanobacteriota bacterium encodes:
- a CDS encoding BolA/IbaG family iron-sulfur metabolism protein, translated to MILEAQDIENLLKENLTVESVEAIDLKGGNHWQVNVVSSDFEGLSRVKREQLVQRSLKDLLANESIHALVVKAKTKDEL
- a CDS encoding SufS family cysteine desulfurase, whose translation is MTKTCNITQARKDFPILQQYCYLDSAATSQKPVQVIEAMREFMTNSNGTVRRGVYELSVQSTQAFDQARETVRKFINAKSSNEIIFTKGTTESINMLAYSFTEWLRLGQKEITNTSEILTSASAPHNDIEILISGLEHHANIVPWQIHCNRIGAKLKSIPVLDNGELDLEACKTLIASGKVKLVAVTALANSTGTIVPVKKITELAHQHGALVLVDGAQAVAHQKIDLQDLDVDFFAFSGHKLYGPTGIGVLYGKEKYLNAMPPYHGGGEMIDKVTLTETSFAQAPFRFEAGTPPIVEAIGLGAAIDYIAGLGIENISQYENELYSYALSKAKEIEGLKIIASTENKTSIISFVFDDIGSFDIGTMMNEHGVAIRTGHHCAQPVMTRFGVDSTARISIAFYNNKEDIDKCFEALAKTVRIFR
- the sufD gene encoding Fe-S cluster assembly protein SufD codes for the protein MTKTPIDFEEKIIRDASNTISQLRFIQDRKQLALTKLKDLNFPSGKDEDWKYFDFNDILGFNQNVQDQQIEAKDLAALIDKYVYRETVSNLIVTIDGNYSKELSNFKSEQIKIVNFNKAEEIEAQPELKSITEKFFAQNLEQETKYFKTVNTILMDSGFLLHIQKNYNSQSPIQILHISTKANFNQIRSLIYAGANSNTNLIVNYIGHEASKYLTNAVIETYLDDGAELKLDKIQNESKQSTCLYNLETTLCRDSKFEFNSFSFGAKSSRDDININLNGEAADASINGLYVVNGDRKSHHKVVINHNAPHTQSSQLFKGILQDQSRAEFNGLIEVARAAQKTNALQLNKNLLLSDSAHVDSRPQLNILADDVKCAHGSTVGNISAEELFYLNSRGLSDLEAKAILTYSFCQEVIDKISIESGRNYASNLAFASLGASHDGTLEALAENKKFKHSRYD
- the sufC gene encoding Fe-S cluster assembly ATPase SufC; this encodes MTETILKIEKLKAVIDTEEGKKEILKGLNLEINAGEVHAIMGPNGSGKSTLSKILAGHPDYEATGGTAEFLNKDLLELAAEDRANSGLFLAFQYPVEIPGVNNLNFLRMAYNSKQKYQGKEEMDPLDFDDFIEEKINILKMDSSFLDRNLNEGFSGGEKKKNEILQMLVLDPKLAILDETDSGLDIDALKLVAEGINQFKNKGNAVLMITHYQRLLDYVEPDFVHVLSGGKIIKTGDKSLALELEESGYAIS
- the sufB gene encoding Fe-S cluster assembly protein SufB translates to MDTNLENLQNQKYKYGFTSEIEANKFPKGVDQNVVRNISAIKNEPGFMLDFRLKAFEQWNKMKEPKWSRVHYPAIDFQDIIYYSAPKSKMNADGKSKGSLDEVDPEILRTYEKLGIPIAEQKQLQGIAVDAIFDSVSVANTHKKALAEIGIIFCSISEAVQEHPELVKKYLGTVVPNTDNFYAALNGAVFSDGTFIYIPPNTKCPIELSTNFRINTEGSGQFERTLIICDEGSYVSYLEGCTAPAFDTNQLHAAVVELIAMKDAEIKYSTVQNWYAGDENGKGGIYNFVTKRGKCQGDNSKISWTQVETGSAITWKYPSCILQGDNSIGEFYSVALTNNMQQADTGTKMIHIGKNTKSTIISKGISAGKSENTYRGLVKIGPKAQNAKNYTQCDSMLIGSNCAANTTPYIEVSNNSANIEHEASTSKISEDQLFYLQQRGISIEDAISTIISGFCKDVFKELPGEFAAEANALMSLKLENSVG
- a CDS encoding Rrf2 family transcriptional regulator, whose translation is MKITAHEEYGLRIILRLARLLQSSPSGLVSINEIANAEAISYENTAAIIGKLKEAGLVESTRGKYGGYKLSRPSPSINLYQIIDALGEASFGIDFCNKHSGKEENCVNSNDCSVRPVWSSLNSMVNNFLAGISLASLLNKEQNTINNIRGQVRNFAEVQMSYN